Below is a window of Streptomyces spongiicola DNA.
CCGACCCTGGACCAGCTGGCCACCCTGCTGGCGGCCGGCGACGCCGTCGTCGACGGCGGGAACTCGTACTACCGCGACGACATCGCCCGCGCCGGGCAGCTCGCCCCCGGCGGCATCCACTACGTCGACTGCGGCACCTCCGGCGGAGTGTGGGGCCTCGAACGCGGCTACTGCCTGATGATCGGCGGCGAGGACGAGCCCGTGGCGCGGCTGGACCCGATCTTCCGCAGCATCGCCCCGGGCACCGGCGACGCCGCCCCCACTCCCGGCCGGACCCGCACCGACGGGACCGCGCCGGAGGGCTATCTGCACTGCGGACCCAGCGGGGCCGGCCACTTCGTGAAGATGGTCCACAACGGTGTCGAGTACGGGATGATGGCCGCCATCGGCGAGGGGCTCAGCATCATCAGGCACGCCGACGCGGGCCTGCGCTCCCGCGAGGTCGACGCCGAGACGGCCCCGCTGCGCGAGCCGGAGGCGTACCGGTACGAGATCGACGTGGCCGAGGTCGCCGAGGTGTGGCGGCGCGGTTCGGTCGTCGGCTCCTGGCTGGTCGACCTCGTCGCCGACGCCCTCGCCCGCTCGCCCGGGCTCGACGCGTACACCGGGCGGGTGTCCGACTCCGGCGAGGGCCGCTGGACGGTCCTGGCGGCGGTCGACGAGAGCGTGCCGGCGCCCGTCATCACCGGCGCCCTCTTCGAGCGCTACGAGTCCCGCGAGCTGGGGCGGTTCACCGACAAGGTGCTGTCCGCGATGCGCGGCGAGTTCGGCGGGCACGCCGAGAAGGCGGGGTGACCCGTGACCCGCGGAACCCGCACGGCGCACCGCGGCGCCGTCCCGGACGACCACGTCATCGTGCTGTTCGGCGCCACCGGAGACCTGGCCCGGCGCAAACTGCTGCCGGGGCTCTTCCACCTCGCCAAGGCCGGGCTGCTGCCCGGCCGCTACCGGATCGTCGGCTCCGCCCCCGCCCGTGAGGCGCTCGACGACGACGAGTTCCGCAAACGGGCGCGGGAGTCGGTCGCCGAGTTCGGCAGGTCCGGGCCCGAGGGCAAGGCGTGGCAGACGTTCGAGGAGGCGCTGTCCTTCGGCGCCGCCGACCCCGAGGACCCCGGGCCGCTGCTGGCGGCGGTGCGCGACGCCGAGCAGGCCGTGGGCGGCGGGGCGCGCCGGCTGTTCCACCTCGCCGTGCCGCCGAAGGCCTTCGCGTCCGTCATCGAGATGCTCGGCGCGACGGGTCTCGCCGAAGGCGCCCGGGTCATCGTGGAGAAGCCGTTCGGCACGGACCTGCCCTCCGCGCGGGCCCTCGACGCGACGATCCACGCCGTCTTCGACGAGTCGCGGGTCTTCCGTATCGACCACTTCCTCGGCAAGGAGTCGGTCGACAACATCCTGGCGCTCAGGTTCGCCAACGGCCTGCTGGAGCCGGTGTGGAACCGCGAGCACATCAGCCATGTGCAGATCGACGTGCCGGAGAAGATCGGGATCGAGGGCCGCGCCCGGTTCTTCGAGGGCACCGGCACCTTCCGCGACATGATCGTCACCCATCTCTTCCAGCTGCTCGCCTTCGTGGCGATGGAACCGCCCACCGCGCTGGCCGCCAAGTGCCTGCGCGACGAGAAGGAGAAGGTGTTCCAGTCCATGCGGCCGCTGGACCCGGCGCACGTGGTGCGCGGCCAGTACGACGGCTACCGCGGCGAACCGGGCGTCGACCCCCGCTCGGACACCGAGACCTTCGTCGCGCTGCGCGTCGAGCTGGACAACTGGCGCTGGGCGGGCGTGCCCTTCTATCTGCGATCCGGCAAGTCGCTCGCGGAGGGGCGGCACGTGGTGACGCTCGGCTTCCGGGAGCCCGCCCTGCGGATGTTCGCACTGCCCTCCCACCACCGCCACCGCACCAACGAGCTGGTGATCGACTTCGCCGACCCGGGCAGGATCGCCGCCCGCTTCCTGGTGAAGGAGCCAGGGCCCGCGATGCGGCTCAGCGAGGCCGAGATGGTCTTCAGCTACGCCGAATCCTTCAACACCATGTACGCGCTGGAGGGGTACGAGCGCCTCATCCTGGACGCGATGCTCGGCGACCAGTCCCTGTTCACCCGTTCCGACGGCATCGAACGGCTCTGGGAGGTGTCCACCCCGCTGCTGGACAACCCGCCGCCGGTGGAGCCCTACGCGCCCGGCTCCTGGGGGCCGGAGAGCATCGGCCGTCTCGTCGGCCCGTACCGCTGGAGCCTGCCGGACGGCCGGTGACGTGACCGGAAGCCGCGGAGCGGGCCGCCGCGGGACCGGGAGCCGCGCGGGACCGGGAGCCGCGGGACCGCGGCCCGCGTCCGCTCCCGGGGCGCCGGCCGACCGGCGTCCGGCGTCTGATGTCCGGTGTCTGGTGTCCGATGTCCGATGTCCGGTGTCTGATGTCCGAGGCTCCCGGGAGCCGGCCGGCCCTGGGGGCTTCCGGCCCGGTCCCGCGGGAGCCGGGACGCCGTGTACCGGGCCCGGTCCCGCCGGCGGCCCGCTCCGCGGGTGCCGGGCGGGGCTCCGGGCGGCGGGCTGCTCCGGATGGCACCCGGCACGTCATCCCCACGGGGTACGCGTGTGCGGCGGGCGTACGCCCCCGCCTCCGCGGCCCCCGGCGCCTCCTAGCCTCGACCGCATGCTGGGGCTACCCGATCATGTGCGCACCTGTCTGTTCGACCTCGACGGCGTCCTCACCCGCACGGCGAAGGTCCACGCCGCGGCCTGGAAGGAGATGTTCGACGACTTCCTGCGCGGGCGCGCGGACCGCGAGGGCACCGACTTCGTGCCGTTCGACGCCGTCCGCGACTACGACGAGTACGTCGACGGCCGGCCCCGCGAGGACGGCGTCCGCACCTTTCTCGCCTCCCGCGGCGTCGAACTGCCCGACGGGGCGCCCGACGACCCGCCGGAGCGGGACACGGTGGGCGGTCTGGGCACCCGCAAGAACGAACTGGTGCTCCGCCGGATCAGGGAGGACGGCGTGGAGGCGTACGAGGGCTCCGTCGCCTATGTGCACGCCGTCCGCGACGCGGGGCTGCGCACCGCCGTCGTCTCCTCCAGCGCCAACTGCCGGGACGTGCTCGCCGCCGCCGGTATCGACGACCTGTTCGACGAACGGGTCGACGGGGTCGTCGCCCGGGAGCAGCGGCTCCACGGCAAGCCGGCGCCCGACACCTATCTGGCCGCGGCCCGCGCCCTCGGCGTCCCGCCCGCGGAGGCGGCCGTGTTCGAGGACGCGCTCGCCGGCGTCGAGGCGGGCCGGGCCGGGAACTTCGGCCTGGTGGTGGGCGTCGACCGCGCCGGGCAGGCCGAGGAGCTGCGGCGGCACGGGGCGGACGTGGTGGTGGACGACCTGGCCGAACTGATGGAGTCGCGATGATCAGCCAATCCGGCTACACGGTCGAACCCTGGCGCCTGCGCGAGACCGGGCTCGACCTCGACCTGCTCGCTCAGAGCGAGTCCGTCTTCGCCCTCGCCAACGGGCACATCGGCTGGCGCGGCAACCTCGACGAGGGCGAGCCGCACGGGCTGCCCGGCTCCTACCTCAACGGCGTCCACGAACTCCATCCGCTGCCGTACGCCGAAGCCGGATACGGCTACCCGGAGTCCGGCGAGACGATGATCAACATCACCGACGGCAAGATCATCCGGCTGCTCGTCGACGACCATCCCTTCGACCTGCGCTACGGCGAACTCGGTGCCCACGAACGGGTACTGGACTTCCGCACCGGCGTCCTGCACCGCACGGCGGAGTGGACCTCGCCGGGCGGCCGCACCGTCCGCATCACCTCCGAGCGGCTGGTGTCGCTCACCCAGCGCGCCATCGCCGCCATCGCCTACGAGGTCGAGCCGCTCGACGGACCCGCCCATGTGGCCGTCCAGTCCGAGCTGGTCGCCAACGAGCAGATGCCGCACGAACCCGGCGACCCCCGGGTGGCCGCGGTCGTCGACGCGCCGCTGGAGCCGGAGGAGCACTCCGCGCGGGGCACCGGGCTGCGGCTGGTCCACCGCACCCGGCGCAGCGGCCAGCGGGTGGCGGCCGCGGCCGACCATGTCGTCGAGGGCCCGGACGGGACGGACTGGTCCGCGGAGAGCGAGCCGGACGTCAGCCGGCTCACCGTCACCGCGACGCTGAAGCGCGGCGAGCGGCTGAGGCTGGTGAAGTTCGTCGGGTACGGGTGGTCGGCCGAGAGGTCGCTGCCGGCCATGCACGACCAGGCCGACGCGGCGGTCGCCGCCGCCCGCAGCACGGGCTGGGACGGGCTGCTCGCCGAGCAGAGGGCCTTCCTGGACCACTTCTGGTCCTGCGCCGACGTCGAGGTGGAGGGCGACGCGCAGATCCAGCAGGCGGTGCGCTTCTCCCTGTTCCACGTGCTCCAGGCGGCCGCCCGCAGCGAGGAGCGGGCCATTCCCGCCAAGGGGCTGACGGGTACCGGCTACGACGGGCACTCGTTCTGGGACGTGGAGTCGTTCGTCCTGCCGATGCTGACCTTCACCGCCCCCCGGGCCGTCGCCCCGGTGCTGCGCTGGCGGCACGCGACCCTGCCCGCGGCACGGGACCGGGCCCACACGCTCGGGCTGGCCGGAGCGGCGTTCCCCTGGCGGACCATCAGCGGAGCCGAGTGCTCCGCCTACTGGCCCGCCGGCACGGCCGCCTTCCACGTCAACGCGGACATCGCTCGGGCCGTGGCGCGCTATGTGGCGGCCACCGGGGACGAGGAGTTCGAGCGCGGGCCCGGACTGGAACTGCTGGTGCACACGGCACGGCTGTGGCGTTCGCTCGGCCACCACGACCCGGAGGGCGTCTTCCACGTCGACGGTGTGACCGGCCCCGACGAGTACAGCGCCATCGCCCGCGACAACCTCTACACCAACCTGATGGCGCGGTGGAACCTGCTGGCCGCGGCGGAGGCGGTCGCCCGGCACGCCGACCGGGCGGAGGAACTGGGCGTCGGCGAGGAGGAGGCGGCCGCCTGGCGGGACGCCGCCGCCCGGACGGCCGTGCCGTACAACGAGGACCTCGGTGTGCACGAGCAGTCCGCCGGGTTCACCACGTTCCAGCACTGGGACTTCGCGAACACCCCGGCCGACCGGTACCCGCTGCTGCTGCACTTCCCCTACTTCGACCTCTACCGCAAACAGGTCGTCAAACAGGCCGACCTGGTCCTCGCCATGGTGACCTGCCCGGACGACTTCACGGCGGAGGAGAAGGCCCGCAACTTCGCCTACTACGAGGCGCTGACCGTGCGAGACTCGTCACTGTCGGCGTGCTGCCAGGCCGTCATGGCGGCCGAGACCGGGCATATGCGGCTCGCCTACGCCTATCTGGGCGAGGCGGCGCTGATGGATCTGGAGAACCTGGAGCACAACACCCGGGACGGACTGCACATCGCCTCCCTCGCCGGCACCTGGATGGCCCTGGTGGCCGGGCTGGGCGGCATGCGGCAGCACGAGGACGAGGAGGGGGTACGCCGACTGGGCTTCGCCCCCAGGCTGCCGGAGGCGCTGTCCGGTCTGCGGTTCACGGTGCTGGTGCGGCAGCGCAGACTGCGGGTGGACATCCGCCCGCACGCGGTCCGCTACACCCTGGAGAAGGGTGAGCCGCTGCAGATCCTGCACCACGGCGAACCGGTCGCGCTCTCCGCCGGCCCACCCGTGGAACTCCCCGTCCCCCCGCTGCCGGTGCTGCCCGAGCCGCAGCAGCCCCAGGGCCGCCGCCCGGCCGACCGGGCGCTGTCCGTCCCGGCCGCCCCCGACGCCGCGGACGGCTGACCCACGCCGCCGGGCGCGTGCCCGGTGCCGTGTTCTGTGTTCTGAGGCGGGTGTGGCGCCGTCCGAGATGCTACCGGGGCGGCGGGAAGGCGGCGCGGGCCGCCCGCGCGTCATCAGTCCTTGAGGAACGCGAGCCGAGGATCCGTCAGGTTGGGAGTGATCTCGATGATCTCGGCCGTCACGACGTCGTGGACCACGAACGGGTCCTCGGCGACTCTCGCCCGGAAGTCCTCCAGTGTGAGCCCCGCGGCGAGCACCGCGCCGCCCTGGCCCGGCTGGATGCTTCCCACCAGTAGGAAGACGCCCTCCTCCACGCCCCGGCGGATCCAGTTCTGGTGCCCCTCCATGTGCTCGGCGGCGGCGGACTTGTTGGCAGAGAAACGAAGCAGGGCGACGTGCACGAGAATCTCCTCACGTAGACGGGATGCGGTCCAGGGAAACGCGATCCGCGGGAATGCGATCCAGGAAAGGGAAAGGGGCGGGCAGGAGCGGACGCGGCTCAGCGCGCGCCGTCGGTGGACGGGCGGGAGGCCAGTCGCCCGGACAGCCAGGTGTCGATCCGGTCGACCTCGCGGTACACGAAGTCGCCGTCCTGGAAGGCGTTCGACAGCATGGCGGTCCCCTGGCTGAACGCCAGGACGTGCATCGCGATGTCATCGGATTCGGTTTCGCATCCGAGTTCCTCGAACTGCTCGCGCAGCCAGGTGCGGAAAAGCTCGAAGACGCCCACGGCGTGCGCGCGGGCGGGATGGCCGAGCTTGGCGAGTTCGTTCGTCAGCGTCCCGACCGGGCAGCCGTAGTTCTCGATGTCGCCGCGGTTGGTGATGACGATCCCGACGAACCGCCGTACGCGATCGAGCGGGTCCGCCGAAGCGTCAGCCCATGCGTCGAGCATCTTCCGGGTGCTCGCCAACCGGGCCTCGATCACCGCCTGGAGGATCTCGTCCTTGGTCTTGAAATGGTAGTAGAAGTTGCCCCGGGAGATCCCCACCGCCTCCGCGATCGCCGCGAACGACGTTGACTCGAAGCCCTGCTCGTAGAACAGCCGGTTCGCGGCATCGACGATCTGCTCGCGCGTACCCATGGCCACACCTCACACTCGACGGCCCCTACGGCCCCTACGGCCCCTACGGCCCCTACGGCCCCTACGGCCCCTACGGCCCCTACGGCCCCTACGGCGTGCGGCGATGTCCCGCCTGGCCGGCGACGGCCGGCACGTACTCCCGCGCAGCCCTTCGGGTACGGGGGTTCCCCCGCGCTGCGTTGTCGGACTCCTCCGAGTACGCCCGGTACGGGGATGACCCTCCGACCTGCGGTCGCACGTACCGGATGCCGCAGGCCCCGCCCGGCGGGCGGAGCTGTATTCGCAACACATCCTAGGACGGTCGTCCTAGGCGACGGCTCCGACTCTAGGACATTCGTCCTAGCCTGGGCAAGGCCGACGTGCCGCCAGCGCCCGGTCCCGCGGCACCACCCGGACGACCACCGGTCACCACCCGGCAGACCACCGGTACCGAGCCTGTTCGCCCTCTGGACGATCCGCCGCCCGACCGGCATCACCCGACGTCGGACTTCAGCCCTGCGAACGACCGGATACCCGGCGGCCGTGGTCAGCCGCCGTCCGTGCGCTCCAGCAGTGCCGCCGGGCCCGCGGCGAACAACTGCGCCAGGGGCAGGGGAGCCCCGCCCGTGAACTCCCGGCCCGGAGAGAGCAGGTCCGCCCACCGCCCGGCCGGGAGCGGCAGCGAGGTGTCCCGCCAGCCGCCCGACTCCTCCAGCCGCAGCGCCAGCCTGGTCACCGCCGTGACCACCTCGCCCGAGCGGGCGAATGCCACGCAGTGCGCCGCCGCGGGCCCGTCCGCCGCCAGCGGAGCGTATGAGCCCGACCCGCCGAAGACCTCCGGGCGTCGCCGGCGCAGACCCAGCGCCGCCCTCGTCAGCGCTGTCTTCCGGTCCTCGTCCCGTTCCCGGAACGGCCGCCGGTTGTCCGGGTCGACCAGCGCGACGTAGTCGGCCTCCGTCCCCTGGTAGAGGTCGGGGACCCCCGGCATCGTCAGATGGACCAGCGCGGCGCCGAGCGCGTTGGCCTGTACATACGCGTCCAGTTCCCGGACGAACAGGGCCACCTGGTGCATGGCGCGCCCGGCCGGTCCCGCCTCCACGAACTCCCGCACGGCCCGCTCGTACCCCTCGTCCGGCTCGGTCCAGCCGGTGTGCAGCCCCGCCTCCCGCGCCGACTTCAGCAGCGCCGGACCCAGCCGCCCCGGGTCGGGCACACCGAAGCCGGTCGCCGTCTGCCAGGCCGTCCAGGCGAAGTGACGGTCCGGGGCCGGCGCCCAGTCCAGGCCCGTCAGCAGCCGCTCCCACCGCTCCGGGCACTGGGACAGCACCGCGATCCGCGCCCGGACGTCCGCACTGCGCTTGGTGTCGTGTGTGGAGAGCACCGTGCCCGAGGCCGGCCAGTCCCGGGCGATCCTGCCGCAGTAGGCGTGGAACTCCTCCGGGGCCACCGCCGGCCGGCCCGGGTCGCCGCCCACCTCGTTGGCCGACAGCAGCGGTACATAGCGGTAGAAGGCCGTGTCCTCAACCGACTTCGCGCGCAGCGCCGACGACGTCTGCGCGAACCGCGCCCGGAACGCACGCTGGTCCGGGCCGTCCCCGAGCCGGCCGAGCGCCAGGTCCCGGACCACGTCCACCGCGTCGCCCTCCCGGGCCACCGCGAACGCCGCCCTCGCCCGCAGCGCCGCGTCCGCGGTCACCACCGACTCGCCGCCGGTGCGGTACGGCCGGTAGACGGGCACCCGCACCAGCAGTTCGCGGATCGCGGTGCGCAGTGCCCAGGGCGCGTGGTCGCGCAGCGCCGGGTCCGCGGCGCAGACCCGTTCGGCCAGCCGCGCCAGGGCCTCGGTCTCGGCCGCCAGCTCGTGCGTCACCACCGTGCGGGCGGCGCGCCGTACGGTCGCCCCCCAGTAGCCGCCGCGGTCCCCGGCGGGGGCGGTGTGGTCCCGGTACCGCCGCAGCAGCTCCCCGGCCCCGTCCGGGTCGGTGAACAGCCCGTCGATCCGGTACAGCGCGTCGTAGCCGGTGGTGCCGGCCACCGGCCAGGAGGCCGGCAGCCGCTCGTCGCCGGTGAGGATCTTCTCGACGACGGTCCAGCAGCCGCCGGTCGCCTCGTTCAGCCGCAGCAGATAGCCCTCCGGGTCGGCCAGCCCGTCCGGGTGGTCGATCCGCAGGCCCTCGACGACCCCGTCCCGCACCAGCTCCAGGATCTTGGCGTGGGTGGCGGCGAAGACCTCCGGGTCCTCCACCCGGAGGCCGATCAGATCGGAGACGGTGAAGAACCGGCGGTAGTTCAGCTCGGTGCGGGCCAGCCGCCACCAGCCGAGCCGGTACCACTGGGCGTCCAGCAGCTCGGGCAGCGGAAGCTCCTGCGTCCCCTCCCGCAGCGGGAACGCGTGTTCGCCGTAGTGCAGGCTTCGCCCCTCCACCCGCAGCGCGCCGAACTCCTCGCCCAGCCGGTCGCCGAGCACGGGCATCAGCACCTTCCCGCCGCCCGCGTCCCAGTCGATGTCGAACCAGCGGGCGAACGGCGACCCGGGCCCCTCCCGCAGCACCTCCCGGAGGGCCCGGTTGTACCGGGGGAACGCGGCCATGTGGTTCGGCACGATGTCGACCACCAGTCCGAGGCCGTGCCCGCGGGCGGTGCGGGCCAGCGCGCGCAGCCCCGCCTCGCCGCCGAACTCCTCCCGCACCCGGCCGTGGTCGACGACGTCGTACCCGTGCCGGGAGCCGGGCACCGCCTCCAGGACGGGGGAGAGGTGCAGATGGGAGACACCGAGGCCGGCGAGGTAGGGGACCGCCTCCTCGGCGGCCCGGAAGGGGAAGTCCGGTTGCAGTTGGAGCCGGTATGTGGAGGTGGGCGTCATGCGAACGTACGTACCCGGATCGGGCCCCTCTGTGTCATCGGCCGCCGCACCGGCGGCGGCCATCGGCCGAACGTTCACCTGATACGGGGAACGCGCGGGCGGTGGCCGGGGAAGGGGCCGGGGCGGTGGCCGGGGAAGGGGCCGGGGCCCGGCCGGGCGCGTTCGCCCGGGAGGCGTTCCGTGGGGCCGTGCGGCGGGAACGTACGGCGGGGAACGTACGGCGCGGAACGCCCGCCGGGAACATGCACGGGAACGTCCACCGGAACCTCCGCCGGGAACGTCCGGCGCGGATCCGGGCAGGGGAGGTGCTCCGCGCGGTGTCGCCGCTCGCCGCGCCCCTTCTCCGCGGTCTCTCCGCCGCTTCTCCGCCGCCTCTCCGCCCGTGATCCCGCGCACCGGCCGCCCTCGTCCGCCCGCCGAGGGCGAGCCGCGGTGAGCGGACTGACGGCGCTCGCTCCTCATCGGCGCCCTACGCGGGCCGCCGCAGCACCGTCAGACTTCGGCTGATCATCCTGATCCGCTCGCCCGCGTCCACCTTCGGCCCCTGTCCCGGGGGGACGCCCTCGGGCCGGGCGGTGTCGACCACGACCTGCCACTGCAGTCCGTGGTCGACCGGTACGGCGAAGTCCAGGTCCTCGTCGCTCGCGTTGAACATCAGCAGGAACGAGTCGTCGGAGATCCGCTCGCCCCGCGGCCCCGGCTCCGAGATGGCGTGGCCGTTCAGGAAGACGGTCAGGGCCCTGGCGTGGGCGGCCTGCCAGTCCCGCGAGGTCATCTCGCCGCCTTCCGGCGTGAACCAGGCGATGTCGGAGAGTTCGTCGTGCGTGCCCTCGACCGGCCTGCCGTGGAAGAAGCGCCGCCGCCGGAACACCTGGTGGTCGCGGCGCAGCCACACCATCGCCCGGGTGAACGCCAGCAGCGTGCCGTCCTGGTCGGCCGTCGACTCCGGCCAGCGCACCCAGGCCAGCTCGTTGTCCTGGCAGTACGCGTTGTTGTTGCCCCGCTGGGTGCGGGCGAACTCGTCGCCGTGGCTGAGCATCGGCACACCCTGCGACAGCATCAGCGTCGCGATGAAGTTGCGCATCTGGCGGTTGCGCAGCTCCCGGACCGAGCCGTCCTCCGTCTCGCCTTCCGCGCCGCAGTTCCAGGACCGGTTGTGGCTCTCCCCGTCCCGGTTGCCCTCCCCGTTGGCCTGGTTGTGCTTCTCGTTGTACGAGACGAGGTCGTGCAGGGTGAAACCGTCGTGGCAGGTGACGAAGTTGACGGAGGCGAGGGGGCGCCGGCCGTCGTCCTGGTACAGGTCGGAGGAGCCGGTGAGCCGGGACGCGAACTCGGCGAGGGTGCGCGGCTCGCCGCGCCACAGGTCCCGCACGGTGTCCCGGTACTTGCCGTTCCACTCCGTCCACAGCGGCGGGAACTTGCCCACCTGGTAGCCGCCCTCGCCGACGTCCCACGGCTCGGCGATCAGCTTGACCTGGCTGACCACCGGGTCCTGCTGGACCAGGTCGAAGAACGACGACAGCCGGTCCACCTCGTGGAACTGCCGTGCGAGCGTCGCCGCCAGGTCGAAGCGGAAGCCGTCGACGTGCATCTCGGTCACCCAGTACCGCAGCGAGTCCATGATCAGCTGGAGCACGTGGGGTGAGCGCATCAGCATCGAGTTGCCGGTGCCGGTCGTGTCCATGTAGTACCGGCGGTCCTCGGTGAGCCGGTAGTAGGAGGCGTTGTCGATACCGCGGAACGAGAGCGTCGGGCCGAGATGGTTCCCCTCGGCCGTGTGGTTGTAGACGACGTCGAGAATGACCTCGATGCCGGCCTGGTGCAGGGCCCGCACCGCGGACTTGAACTCCAGGACCTGCTGGCCCCGGTCGCCCCAAGAGGCATAGCTGTTGTGCGGGGCGAAGAACCCGATGGTGTTGTAGCCCCAGTAGTTGTCCAGACCCGCGTCGACCAGCCGGTGGTCGCTGACGAACTGGTGTACGGGCATCAACTCCAGTGCCGTGACGCCCAGTTCCGACAGATGCGAGATCACTTCGGGGTGGGCGAGACCCGCGTACGTCCCGCGCAGTTCCTCCGGCAGCGCGGGGTGCAGCATCGTCAGGCCCTTGACGTGCGCCTCGTAGATGACCGTGCGGTGGTAGTCGGTGCGCGGCGGACGGTCGTCACCCCAGTCGAAGTACGGGTTGACGACGACCGACGCCATCGTGTGCGGCGCCGAGTCCAGGTCGTTGCGCGAGTCGGGTCTGCCGAAGTGGTAGCCGTAGACCGCCTCCCCCCAGTCGACGCGGCCGCTCATCGCCCGCGCGTACGGGTCGAGGAGCAGTTTCGCCGAGTTGCACCGCTGCCCGTGCTCGGGCTCGTACGGGCCGTGCACCCGGAAGCCGTAGCGCTGCCCGGGCATCACGCCCGGCAGGTAGGCGTGGCGCACGAAAGCGTCGGTCTCGCGGAGCTCGACCGCGGTCTCGGAGCCGTCGTCGTGGAGCAGACACAGCTCGATTCGGTGGGCGGCCTCTGAGTAGACCGCGAAGTTGGTGCCGGCGCCGTCGTAGGTG
It encodes the following:
- a CDS encoding HAD family hydrolase, which produces MLGLPDHVRTCLFDLDGVLTRTAKVHAAAWKEMFDDFLRGRADREGTDFVPFDAVRDYDEYVDGRPREDGVRTFLASRGVELPDGAPDDPPERDTVGGLGTRKNELVLRRIREDGVEAYEGSVAYVHAVRDAGLRTAVVSSSANCRDVLAAAGIDDLFDERVDGVVAREQRLHGKPAPDTYLAAARALGVPPAEAAVFEDALAGVEAGRAGNFGLVVGVDRAGQAEELRRHGADVVVDDLAELMESR
- the zwf gene encoding glucose-6-phosphate dehydrogenase, which produces MTRGTRTAHRGAVPDDHVIVLFGATGDLARRKLLPGLFHLAKAGLLPGRYRIVGSAPAREALDDDEFRKRARESVAEFGRSGPEGKAWQTFEEALSFGAADPEDPGPLLAAVRDAEQAVGGGARRLFHLAVPPKAFASVIEMLGATGLAEGARVIVEKPFGTDLPSARALDATIHAVFDESRVFRIDHFLGKESVDNILALRFANGLLEPVWNREHISHVQIDVPEKIGIEGRARFFEGTGTFRDMIVTHLFQLLAFVAMEPPTALAAKCLRDEKEKVFQSMRPLDPAHVVRGQYDGYRGEPGVDPRSDTETFVALRVELDNWRWAGVPFYLRSGKSLAEGRHVVTLGFREPALRMFALPSHHRHRTNELVIDFADPGRIAARFLVKEPGPAMRLSEAEMVFSYAESFNTMYALEGYERLILDAMLGDQSLFTRSDGIERLWEVSTPLLDNPPPVEPYAPGSWGPESIGRLVGPYRWSLPDGR
- a CDS encoding glycoside hydrolase family 65 protein → MISQSGYTVEPWRLRETGLDLDLLAQSESVFALANGHIGWRGNLDEGEPHGLPGSYLNGVHELHPLPYAEAGYGYPESGETMINITDGKIIRLLVDDHPFDLRYGELGAHERVLDFRTGVLHRTAEWTSPGGRTVRITSERLVSLTQRAIAAIAYEVEPLDGPAHVAVQSELVANEQMPHEPGDPRVAAVVDAPLEPEEHSARGTGLRLVHRTRRSGQRVAAAADHVVEGPDGTDWSAESEPDVSRLTVTATLKRGERLRLVKFVGYGWSAERSLPAMHDQADAAVAAARSTGWDGLLAEQRAFLDHFWSCADVEVEGDAQIQQAVRFSLFHVLQAAARSEERAIPAKGLTGTGYDGHSFWDVESFVLPMLTFTAPRAVAPVLRWRHATLPAARDRAHTLGLAGAAFPWRTISGAECSAYWPAGTAAFHVNADIARAVARYVAATGDEEFERGPGLELLVHTARLWRSLGHHDPEGVFHVDGVTGPDEYSAIARDNLYTNLMARWNLLAAAEAVARHADRAEELGVGEEEAAAWRDAAARTAVPYNEDLGVHEQSAGFTTFQHWDFANTPADRYPLLLHFPYFDLYRKQVVKQADLVLAMVTCPDDFTAEEKARNFAYYEALTVRDSSLSACCQAVMAAETGHMRLAYAYLGEAALMDLENLEHNTRDGLHIASLAGTWMALVAGLGGMRQHEDEEGVRRLGFAPRLPEALSGLRFTVLVRQRRLRVDIRPHAVRYTLEKGEPLQILHHGEPVALSAGPPVELPVPPLPVLPEPQQPQGRRPADRALSVPAAPDAADG
- the gnd gene encoding phosphogluconate dehydrogenase (NAD(+)-dependent, decarboxylating); translation: MTTDTPMQLGMVGLGRMGANLVRRLMRDGHHCVVYDLDTDAVKQLEKEGATAASSLHDLADRLEQPRNVWLMLPAGVVQPTLDQLATLLAAGDAVVDGGNSYYRDDIARAGQLAPGGIHYVDCGTSGGVWGLERGYCLMIGGEDEPVARLDPIFRSIAPGTGDAAPTPGRTRTDGTAPEGYLHCGPSGAGHFVKMVHNGVEYGMMAAIGEGLSIIRHADAGLRSREVDAETAPLREPEAYRYEIDVAEVAEVWRRGSVVGSWLVDLVADALARSPGLDAYTGRVSDSGEGRWTVLAAVDESVPAPVITGALFERYESRELGRFTDKVLSAMRGEFGGHAEKAG
- the treY gene encoding malto-oligosyltrehalose synthase — translated: MTPTSTYRLQLQPDFPFRAAEEAVPYLAGLGVSHLHLSPVLEAVPGSRHGYDVVDHGRVREEFGGEAGLRALARTARGHGLGLVVDIVPNHMAAFPRYNRALREVLREGPGSPFARWFDIDWDAGGGKVLMPVLGDRLGEEFGALRVEGRSLHYGEHAFPLREGTQELPLPELLDAQWYRLGWWRLARTELNYRRFFTVSDLIGLRVEDPEVFAATHAKILELVRDGVVEGLRIDHPDGLADPEGYLLRLNEATGGCWTVVEKILTGDERLPASWPVAGTTGYDALYRIDGLFTDPDGAGELLRRYRDHTAPAGDRGGYWGATVRRAARTVVTHELAAETEALARLAERVCAADPALRDHAPWALRTAIRELLVRVPVYRPYRTGGESVVTADAALRARAAFAVAREGDAVDVVRDLALGRLGDGPDQRAFRARFAQTSSALRAKSVEDTAFYRYVPLLSANEVGGDPGRPAVAPEEFHAYCGRIARDWPASGTVLSTHDTKRSADVRARIAVLSQCPERWERLLTGLDWAPAPDRHFAWTAWQTATGFGVPDPGRLGPALLKSAREAGLHTGWTEPDEGYERAVREFVEAGPAGRAMHQVALFVRELDAYVQANALGAALVHLTMPGVPDLYQGTEADYVALVDPDNRRPFRERDEDRKTALTRAALGLRRRRPEVFGGSGSYAPLAADGPAAAHCVAFARSGEVVTAVTRLALRLEESGGWRDTSLPLPAGRWADLLSPGREFTGGAPLPLAQLFAAGPAALLERTDGG
- a CDS encoding YciI family protein is translated as MHVALLRFSANKSAAAEHMEGHQNWIRRGVEEGVFLLVGSIQPGQGGAVLAAGLTLEDFRARVAEDPFVVHDVVTAEIIEITPNLTDPRLAFLKD
- a CDS encoding TetR/AcrR family transcriptional regulator gives rise to the protein MGTREQIVDAANRLFYEQGFESTSFAAIAEAVGISRGNFYYHFKTKDEILQAVIEARLASTRKMLDAWADASADPLDRVRRFVGIVITNRGDIENYGCPVGTLTNELAKLGHPARAHAVGVFELFRTWLREQFEELGCETESDDIAMHVLAFSQGTAMLSNAFQDGDFVYREVDRIDTWLSGRLASRPSTDGAR